GAGGCTTTCGCCCCCTCTCTCTGGGTCAGCTCAAAAACGAGTACGTGCTGGCGTCGGAATCCTGTGCCTTTGATCTGATTGGGGCGACCTTCGTTCGCGATGTGGAACCCGGTGAGTTTGTCCTGATCGACGAGACGGGGCTGCACTCCTTCTTCCCTCTCCCAGCGGCGATCCCGGCGATGTGTATGTTCGAGTATGTGTATTTTTCCCGTCCCGACAGCTTGATTTACGGCCAGCACGTCTCCCGAGTTCGGAAAGAGCTGGGATGCCGGTTGGCCCAGGAGGCGCCCACCGATGCCGATATCGTGATCGCGGTCCCGGACTCCGGCATCTATGCCGCCTTGGGGTACGCCCAAGAAGCACGTCTTCCTTACGAGCAGGGCATGGTGCGAAACCATTACGTAGGCCGGACCTTCATCGAGCCCAAGGGTTCCATCCGGCACTTTGGGGTCAAGGTGAAGCTGAACGCTGTTCGTGAGGTCCTGGAGGGAAAACGGGTCGTGGTGGTGGATGATTCCATTGTGCGGGGGACGACCAGCCGAAAGATCGTGGATATGCTTCGGTCGGCCGGGGCCCGAGAGATTCACATGCGGATTAGCTCCCCACCCACGGAGTGGCCGTGCTACTACGGGATCGATACGCCGACCCGCCGCGAACTCATTGCCTCTTCGCACAGCGTCGAGGAGATCCGGCGGTACATCGCGGCCGATTCGTTGGCCTATCTCGAGCTGAAGGGTCTCATGGCGGCCGTGGGCAAGGATGACGGGTACTGTATGGCGTGTTGGACTGGCCAATATCCGGTGGAATTTCCGGGCCAAAGAAGCCGGCAAATGAACCTCTTTCTGCAACACGAGTAAAGGAGAGACGATGGCGGTATCAACGGATACACACGAGCGGGCGAAGCGGCTGGCGCGACTGATCGTGGCCGATATTGTGCTGTACAATCAGGCCAAGATCGACGAGGGGATTAAAGAGGATACGGTCTTTGATATCTTGGCCGACGATATCGATATCGCCCGTCGGTACTATGAAAAGCACGTGGACTCTGCCGTATCCCAGGAAGCGAATTACTTTGAACTGGCCTTGGTCGATATCTTGGTCAAGGGCAGGCAGGGAATACCGTCCAAGATCTGGTAAGCAGTACCTCCCGCATCACCCTCCGCAACACTTTTCCGAAGAGGACGAGGCTAGTGTCTCCCCGGATCGGATGAGGCGCAGGCCCCCGACCGGGGACGTTCAGCGGTGTGTCTGGATCACGGAAGGGAGGACTCCGATGGGCATGGTGGCGGTGGTGGCAGGGCTGATCGGCTTGGGGTATGCTCGCTATCTTTCATCGTACGTCATGAAACAGCCGGAAGGGACACCCCTGATGGTGGAGATCTCTGCCGCCATTCGCCAGGGAGCCCGGGCGTTCCTCGCCCGCGAATTTCGCTGGCTCATCTTCATCGCCGTAGGGATGTTTTTCATCCTCGGATTCGTCGTCTCGTGGGGCGGTGCCTCGGCCTATGTGTTCGGGACGTTCAGCTCGGCCCTGGCTGCCTACCTCGGGATGTCCATCGCCACCCGGGCCAATGCTCGCACGGCCCACGCCGCCGTGAGCAGCTATGCCATGGCACTGAAGACCGCGTACTCGAGCGGGGGGGTCATGGGGTTCTACGTGGTCGGGTTGGGGCTCTCCGGACTGGGGTTGGTCTATCTGCTCTCGGGCAACGAAAAGGTCTGGCTCTCGTATGCCTTTGGCGCGTCCTCGGTGGCCCTGTTCCTCCGGGTGGGCGGGGGAATCTTTACCAAGAGCGCTGATGTCGCCGCAGACCTGGTGGGGAAGGTGGAGATTGGAATCCCGGAAGACGATCCCCGC
The window above is part of the Candidatus Methylomirabilota bacterium genome. Proteins encoded here:
- the purF gene encoding amidophosphoribosyltransferase codes for the protein MSEQPDKFRDECGVFGIYGHPEAANLTYLGLYALQHRGQESAGIACADGKAIHVEKAMGLVADVFSEARLRRLPGHSAIGHVRYSTTGSSQLKNAQPFLAGTRRGPLSLAHNGNLVNAARVRAELEAQGSVFSSTSDTEVILHLVARSQAGSLVDAAAEALAQLQGAYSLVLMNETQLLGIRDPRGFRPLSLGQLKNEYVLASESCAFDLIGATFVRDVEPGEFVLIDETGLHSFFPLPAAIPAMCMFEYVYFSRPDSLIYGQHVSRVRKELGCRLAQEAPTDADIVIAVPDSGIYAALGYAQEARLPYEQGMVRNHYVGRTFIEPKGSIRHFGVKVKLNAVREVLEGKRVVVVDDSIVRGTTSRKIVDMLRSAGAREIHMRISSPPTEWPCYYGIDTPTRRELIASSHSVEEIRRYIAADSLAYLELKGLMAAVGKDDGYCMACWTGQYPVEFPGQRSRQMNLFLQHE